In Erigeron canadensis isolate Cc75 chromosome 6, C_canadensis_v1, whole genome shotgun sequence, the following are encoded in one genomic region:
- the LOC122604989 gene encoding uncharacterized protein LOC122604989: MDEQPRHEETEHNEEEEPVFNEDSMDISDQIGRALEKYTPVLLKRLNATLEGAVNDHIAQMIKEEVAINVQQEFEKRDAKDKGKKTEDEKEVEVTGERIYKKKFTFRDFEVCHPPEYHSDRDPIVCTRWISEIEGAFRTSQCPSHLKVIFVVGMLRNSGKRWWDGLLAIKKGALDNVEWPEFKEMFFKEFRSEAEVTKLRSEFLNDYQGNMSLNEFRAQFLDKAQFCSEFLENDQLLKEQFYLKLRKNLQEKISLRQMESFSMLADVARDHEIEMSRVDEGMLKKRYEDVNSPSKRPRQEGSSGNHPNKRNVPFCRQCKKNHPGVCRAVDKGCYTCGKPGHTSRECRSKP, encoded by the coding sequence GGAAAAGTACACTCCTGTTTTACTCAAACGGTTGAATGCTACATTGGAAGGAGCAGTGAATGATCACATTGCTCAGATGATCAAGGAAGAAGTTGCAATTAATGTGCAACAAGAGTTCGAAAAGAGGGATGCTAAGGATAAGGGCAAGAAAACCGAAGATGAAAAGGAGGTGGAGGTTACCGGAGAAAGAATCTATAAGAAGAAGTTCACCTTTCGAGACTTTGAAGTGTGCCACCCTCCGGAGTATCACAGTGATCGTGATCCCATTGTTTGTACGAGGTGGATATCGGAGATAGAAGGGGCTTTCCGTACTAGTCAATGCCCCTCACATCTTAAAGTTATATTTGTGGTGGGCATGCTTAGAAACAGTGGGAAGAGATGGTGGGATGGTTTGTTGGCTATCAAGAAAGGGGCGCTAGATAATGTGGAATGGCCCGAATTTAAAGAAATGTTCTTCAAGGAGTTCCGGTCGGAGGCCGAGGTAACTAAGTTGAGGAGTGAATTCCTCAATGATTATCAAGGCAACATGAGCTTGAATGAATTTCGAGCCCAATTCTTGGACAAAGCTCAATTTTGTTCGGAGTTTCTTGAAAATGACCAATTGCTCAAGGAGCAATTTTATTTGAAGTTGAGGAAGAATCTTCAGGAAAAGATTAGCTTGCGTCAAATGGAGTCTTTCTCAATGTTGGCGGATGTAGCCCGGGATCATGAAATTGAGATGTCAAGGGTTGATGAAGGTATGTTGAAGAAAAGGTATGAGGATGTAAATTCTCCAAGTAAACGGCCAAGACAAGAGGGTAGTTCCGGTAACCACCCTAATAAAAGAAATGTCCCATTTTGTCGTCAATGCAAGAAGAACCATCCGGGGGTTTGTAGAGCGGTGGACAAGGGTTGTTACACTTGTGGGAAGCCGGGCCACACTAGCCGGGAATGTAGGTCTAAACCTTAA
- the LOC122605463 gene encoding plastidial pyruvate kinase 4, chloroplastic, producing the protein AAAASSSSSIYPTKGSLLLSSSNLHNDKPLHLSCGRNPNTLVFRGIRGRKQQVPALPNANDDNQSSTTLGADQSLTVSNNTDEAPHEDMVASSSLYYHPQHAQILGDHGNLLDKLKAIHMHALAMEQWNASRLKLCHGRHAMSAANLIHYLALKSLDVNQIKDELSSVGLLNLETINPYVIASLSAGIQMLENLNSTSSDGNERASNKRFNTYSLSMMTNKASYNRDLLVGPLQGETSHIMVTVGEEAIANEAFIKDILNKGTTIIRINCAHGDPSVWSEIIRRVKMNSQMLEKPCRILMDLAGPKLRTGRMKAGPCVMKISPKKNVYGNVINPAQIWMAHKGAGPPPAHVSPDVVLYVDGEEFLTKLEVGNTVRFSDARGKQRSFKISKKFPVFTGVGFMADCTKTCYIQTGTELFIKGNKKRYSFGCVVDVPPVESFVRLRVGDLLVITRDSSDDQELTSSMVGTPRVTCSSGYLFDSVKPGEPIAFDDGKIWGVIKGTSISEIVVSITRASPRGTKLGSGKSINIPESKILYEGLTSKDIIDLDFVGNHADIVGVSFIRDAHDIIVLRQELEKRKLEHLGVVLKIETRDGLKNLAIMLLEAMKLPNPLGVMIARGDLAVECGWELMADIQEQILSICSAAHVPVIWATQVLESLVKTGVPTRAEITDVACGRRASCIMLNKGKHILEAIDALNTILKSSSTKVKTEVEPLALSSHLC; encoded by the exons gcagcagcagcctcctcctcctcctcaatTTAT CCCACTAAAGGGTCACTATTACTATCCTCCTCAAACCTACATAATGACAAACCACTGCACTTGTCATGTGGACGGAATCCCAATACATTAGTTTTCAGGGGCATCAGAGGCCGTAAACAACAAGTGCCTGCTCTTCCAAATGCAAATGATGATAATCAAAGCAGCACTACTTTAGGTGCTGACCAGTCCCTCACGGTTTCAAACAATACTGATGAAGCACCCCATGAGGACATGGTTGCTTCTTCTTCATTATACTATCACCCGCAACATGCTCAAATCTTGGGAGACCACGGAAATCTTCTAGATAAACTTAAGGCTATTCACATGCATGCTTTAGCTATGGAACAATGGAATGCTTCTCGACTAAAACTGTGTCACGG ACGGCATGCCATGAGTGCTGCAAACCTCATACACTATTTGGCTCTCAAAAGCCTTGATGTTAACCAGATAAAGGATGAGCTCTCATCGGTGGGCCTTTTGAACTTGGAAACTATCAATCCATATGTCATTGCAAGCCTTTCTGCTGGAATCCAGATGTTGGAAAACCTAAATTCCACCTCTTCAGATGGCAACGAGAGAGCCAGTAACAAAAGGTTCAATACGTATTCGTTAAGCATGATGACAAATAAGGCAAGTTATAACCGGGACTTACTGGTTGGTCCACTACAGGGTGAAACAAGTCATATCATGGTCACAGTTGGTGAAGAAGCCATAGCTAATGAAGCATTTATCAaggatattcttaataaaggcACCACAATTATTCGCATCAACTGTGCTCATGGTGATCCAAGTGTTTGGAGTGAGATAATTAGAAGAGTGAAAATGAACTCCCAGATGTTGGAGAAGCCATGCCGGATTCTCATGGATTTGGCTGGACCAAAACTACGCACAGGTAGGATGAAAGCCGGTCCATGTGTCATGAAAATATCTCCAAAGAAGAACGTGTATGGAAATGTGATCAACCCTGCCCAGATCTGGATGGCTCATAAAGGAGCCGGTCCGCCACCTGCTCATGTATCTCCTGATGTGGTTTTATATGTGGACGGTGAAGAGTTTCTCACAAAGCTGGAAGTTGGTAATACGGTTAGATTCAGTGACGCTAGAGGAAAACAAAGGTCATTTAAGATTTCTAAGAAATTCCCTGTTTTTACTGGAGTCGGATTCATGGCTGACTGTACAAAAACGTGTTACATTCAAACGGGAACAGAATTGTTTATCAAGGGGAACAAGAAAAGATACTCATTTGGATGTGTAGTGGATGTGCCTCCGGTTGAGTCATTTGTTAGATTGAGAGTTGGAGACTTGCTAGTAATAACACGAGATAGCTCAGATGACCAAGAATTAACATCCTCTATGGTTGGCACTCCTAGAGTGACTTGTTCTTCTGGGTATCTCTTTGACTCGGTTAAACCTGGAGAGCCCATTGCTTTTGATGATGGGAAAATATGGGGGGTTATTAAAGGAACCAGTATTTCAGAAATAGTTGTTTCTATTACTCGTGCCAGTCCACGAGGTACTAAACTTGGTTCAGGGAAGTCGATTAACATCCCTGAAAGTAAAATTCTGTATGAAGGTTTAACTTCAAAAGATATTATTGATCTTGACTTTGTTGGTAACCATGCCGACATTGTTGGGGTTTCATTCATTCGAGATGCTCATGATATCATTGTGCTTCGTCAAGAACTGGAGAAAAGGAAACTTGAGCACTTGGGAGttgttttaaaaattgaaacaaGAGATGGGCTAAAAAACTTGGCTATCATGCTTTTAGAGGCAATGAAGCTGCCAAATCCTTTGGGGGTTATGATTGCCAGAGGAGATCTTGCTGTTGAGTGTGGATGGGAGTTGATGGCAGATATTCAAGAACAAATTTTATCGATATGCAGCGCTGCACATGTCCCAGTTATTTGGGCAACCCAAGTACTAGAGTCACTAGTAAAGACTGGTGTGCCTACAAGAGCTGAGATAACAGATGTGGCGTGTGGAAGGAG GGCAAGTTGCATAATGTTGAACAAAGGGAAGCACATTTTGGAAGCTATTGATGCATTAAATACCATATTGAAAAGCAGCTCTACCAAGGTGAAGACAGAAGTAGAACCTCTCGCACTATCTAGCCACCTCTgttga
- the LOC122605191 gene encoding pentatricopeptide repeat-containing protein At3g49170, chloroplastic yields MAFTLCGAKLPPNPSLSKFKINNFEPFKDRLISLSNAGRIQEAISVLDDVMTRKHTPDLTTLSVVVKSCIRTRNLELGKLVHSKLNRSGIKLDSILLNSLITLYAKCGDWATAKTIFDSMGAHQDLVSWSAMISCFAHNGMESQALLTFVDMLSHGHHPNQFCFSAAIHASSNAAPIIGAAIFGFVIKTGYFQSDVCVGCALIDLFAKGFGDLESAHKVFDKMPERNSVTWTLLITRYAQLGHHEDGIDLFLRMLFAGFMPDRFTLSSVVSACAQSGCLSVGQQLHPWVLKSGLCSDVYIGCSLVDMYAKCGPMEDAIKVFQRMPSHNVMSWTAVITGCVQSGGGLDKTAIQLYRQMITQGDVLPNHFTYSGLLKACASLSNLEVGKQIHNHAVKSGHASVNCVGNSLISMYSRSGSMEDAQKAFELLLDKSLITYNAIVDGYVRNTSSGEAFKMFNKFEETLTGVDSFTYASLLSAAASLGAVGKGEEMHARLVKSGFASNQRVCNALISMYSRCGDIEAATRVFDRMAERNVISWTAIITGFAKHGLARNALEMFDQMLSAGVKPNEVTYIAVLSACSHVGMIDQGLKHFNSMYHEHKIIPKMEHYACVVDLFGRSGSLEKAIDFINSMPFKADALVWRTLLGACQVHGNTELGKLSAKMITELDPNDPSAYILLSNLYASKGQWKHVVKIRKTMKERNLIKEAGCSWIEAESQAHKFYVGDTGHPRAQEIYKELDQLVTDIKKLGYVPNTDFVLHELDEKEKERYLVQHSEKIAVAFGLISMSKTKPIRVFKNLRVCVDCHTAMKYISMARGREIVVRDSNRFHHFKNGSCSCNDYW; encoded by the coding sequence atggcGTTTACCCTTTGTGGTGCCAAATTGCCGCCAAATCCATCATTATCCAAATTCAAGATAAACAATTTTGAACCGTTCAAGGACCGGTTGATAAGTTTATCCAATGCGGGTCGGATTCAAGAAGCAATATCAGTCCTGGATGATGTGATGACCCGGAAACACACCCCTGACCTCACTACCTTGTCTGTTGTTGTCAAATCTTGCATCCGAACTCGTAACTTGGAACTCGGTAAACTCGTCCACTCGAAACTCAACCGGTCTGGAATCAAACTGGACTCAATCCTACTCAACTCACTCATTACCCTGTATGCCAAATGTGGGGATTGGGCCACTGCCAAAACTATATTTGATTCCATGGGCGCTCACCAGGATTTGGTTTCTTGGAGTGCCATGATTTCTTGTTTCGCTCATAACGGGATGGAATCCCAAGCCTTGCTTACATTTGTTGACATGCTTAGCCACGGCCACCACCCCAACCAGTTTTGCTTTTCGGCCGCCATTCACGCCTCCTCTAACGCTGCTCCGATCATTGGAGCAGCCATTTTCGGGTTTGTGATCAAGACCGGGTATTTTCAGTCTGATGTGTGTGTTGGGTGTGCCCTGATTGATTTGTTTGCCAAAGGTTTTGGTGACCTGGAGTCTGCTcacaaggtgtttgataaaatgcctGAAAGAAATTCTGTTACTTGGACTCTGCTGATCACTAGATACGCGCAACTGGGACATCACGAGGACGGGATTGACTTGTTTTTGAGAATGCTGTTTGCTGGGTTCATGCCTGACCGCTTTACTTTGAGCAGCGTTGTGTCGGCGTGCGCCCAATCAGGATGTCTGTCGGTCGGTCAGCAATTGCATCCGTGGGTGCTTAAGTCGGGTTTGTGTTCGGATGTGTATATCGGGTGTAGCCTTGTGGATATGTATGCAAAGTGTGGGCCCATGGAGGATGCTATAAAAGTTTTCCAACGGATGCCTAGTCATAACGTCATGTCTTGGACTGCCGTCATTACAGGATGCGTGCAAAGCGGAGGTGGTCTTGATAAAACTGCCATTCAACTGTACCGGCAAATGATCACACAAGGTGATGTCTTGCCAAATCATTTCACTTATTCTGGCCTTTTAAAGGCATGTGCAAGCCTTTCGAATCTGGAGGTTGGTAAGCAAATTCATAACCATGCAGTAAAATCTGGTCATGCGTCTGTCAACTGCGTTGGTAATTCACTGATTAGCATGTATTCCCGGTCTGGTAGCATGGAAGACGCCCAAAAAGCTTTTGAACTTCTACTCGACAAGAGTTTAATCACCTACAACGCCATTGTGGATGGGTATGTTAGGAATACTAGTTCAGGTGAAGCTTTTAAGATGTTTAATAAATTCGAGGAGACTCTGACTGGGGTCGATTCTTTCACGTATGCCAGCCTTTTGAGTGCAGCAGCCAGTCTTGGTGCTGTTGGAAAGGGTGAGGAAATGCATGCACGGTTGGTGAAATCAGGGTTTGCTTCAAACCAAAGGGTTTGTAATGCTTTAATATCAATGTACTCCCGGTGTGGAGACATTGAAGCAGCCACTCGTGTTTTTGATAGAATGGCGGAACGGAATGTAATATCGTGGACTGCCATCATCACCGGCTTTGCAAAGCATGGTCTGGCGAGAAATGCTTTGGAAATGTTCGACCAAATGCTTTCAGCAGGCGTGAAGCCAAATGAAGTCACGTATATTGCTGTTTTATCGGCTTGTAGTCATGTTGGGATGATTGACCAGGGCCTAAAACACTTCAATTCAATGTACCATGAGCACAAGATAATCCCAAAAATGGAACATTATGCATGTGTAGTGGACTTATTCGGAAGATCAGGCTCTCTTGAAAAAGCCATTGATTTCATCAACTCAATGCCTTTCAAGGCCGATGCTTTGGTATGGCGCACATTACTTGGAGCATGTCAAGTCCATGGTAATACAGAGTTGGGAAAGTTATCTGCGAAAATGATTACTGAGCTGGATCCAAATGATCCATCTGCTTATATACTATTATCCAACTTGTATGCTTCAAAGGGTCAATGGAAGCATGTGGTTAAAATCAGAAAGACTATGAAAGAACGGAACTTGATCAAGGAAGCAGGTTGCAGTTGGATAGAAGCCGAAAGCCAAGCTCACAAGTTCTATGTAGGTGATACTGGTCATCCTCGTGCACAAGAAATATACAAAGAGTTAGATCAATTGGTAACAGATATAAAGAAGCTGGGGTACGTCCCTAATACCGATTTTGTTCTTCATGAACTTGacgagaaagaaaaagaacgTTACTTGGTTCAGCACAGTGAGAAGATTGCTGTGGCATTTGGGCTAATAAGCATGTCGAAAACAAAACCTATAAGGGTGTTCAAGAATCTGAGGGTCTGTGTAGATTGTCACACTGCTATGAAGTATATATCAATGGCAAGGGGAAGAGAAATTGTGGTTAGAGATTCAAATagatttcatcattttaagaatgGGTCGTGTTCATGCAACGATTATTGGTGA